The Flavobacterium sp. 123 genome contains a region encoding:
- the gdhA gene encoding NADP-specific glutamate dehydrogenase produces MLLKINDFMAQVEAKNPNEPEFIQAVREFAETVIPFIATKKKYDGKNLLLRIAEPERSIIFRVPWVDDNGEIRVNRGFRIQMNSAIGPYKGGIRFHHTVNLSVLKFLAFEQVFKNSLTTLPMGGGKGGSDFDPEGKSDSEVMRFCQSFMTELCRHIGPQLDVPAGDIGVGAREIGYLFGQYKRIRNEFTGVLTGKGLAYGGSLIRPEATGYGVVYFTEQMLQTIGQDIKGKTVSISGFGNVAWGVALKVNDLGGKIVTISGPDGYIYDEEGISGDKIEFMLEMRARGDNRAEAYLEKYPKAVFHKGRSVWEVKVDIAIPCATQNELNEEDAKHLIDNGVICVTEAANMPCTLEAIKLFLKAKVLFAPGKAANAGGVAASGLEMTQNSIRLNWTSEEVDSRLKDIMVGIHNQCKKYGADDDGYVNYVKGANIAGFVKVADAMLAQGVV; encoded by the coding sequence ATGTTACTAAAAATAAATGATTTTATGGCTCAAGTTGAAGCCAAAAATCCAAATGAACCTGAATTTATTCAAGCAGTTAGGGAATTTGCAGAGACTGTGATTCCGTTTATTGCAACGAAGAAAAAGTATGATGGAAAAAATTTACTTCTAAGAATAGCTGAACCGGAACGTTCGATTATATTTCGTGTTCCATGGGTAGATGATAATGGAGAAATTAGAGTTAATAGAGGATTTAGAATTCAAATGAATTCGGCAATTGGTCCATATAAAGGAGGAATCCGTTTTCATCACACGGTTAATTTATCCGTTTTGAAGTTTTTAGCTTTTGAACAAGTATTCAAAAATAGTTTAACAACTTTGCCAATGGGTGGAGGTAAAGGAGGTTCAGATTTTGATCCTGAAGGAAAATCGGATTCTGAAGTAATGCGATTCTGTCAATCTTTCATGACGGAATTATGCAGACATATTGGACCTCAATTAGACGTTCCTGCTGGAGATATTGGTGTTGGTGCTAGAGAAATAGGATATTTATTTGGTCAATACAAAAGAATCAGAAATGAATTTACAGGAGTTTTAACTGGAAAAGGGTTGGCTTATGGAGGTTCATTGATTAGACCAGAAGCTACAGGTTATGGCGTTGTTTATTTTACAGAGCAAATGCTACAAACTATTGGTCAAGATATTAAAGGAAAAACAGTTTCTATTTCTGGATTTGGTAATGTTGCCTGGGGAGTTGCTTTAAAAGTAAATGATTTAGGTGGAAAAATAGTAACTATTTCTGGACCAGATGGATATATTTACGATGAAGAAGGAATTTCTGGTGATAAAATCGAATTCATGCTAGAAATGAGAGCTAGAGGGGACAATAGAGCCGAAGCTTATTTAGAGAAATATCCTAAAGCTGTTTTCCACAAAGGAAGAAGCGTATGGGAAGTAAAAGTAGATATTGCAATTCCTTGTGCAACTCAAAACGAACTTAATGAGGAAGACGCGAAACACCTTATTGATAATGGTGTTATTTGTGTGACTGAAGCAGCTAATATGCCATGTACATTAGAAGCAATTAAATTGTTCTTAAAAGCAAAAGTTCTTTTTGCTCCTGGAAAAGCAGCAAACGCTGGAGGTGTTGCAGCATCAGGATTAGAAATGACACAAAATTCTATTCGTTTAAATTGGACAAGTGAAGAAGTAGATTCAAGATTAAAAGACATTATGGTAGGAATACACAATCAGTGTAAAAAATATGGTGCTGATGACGATGGATATGTGAACTACGTAAAAGGAGCTAATATTGCAGGATTTGTAAAAGTGGCTGACGCTATGCTTGCTCAAGGAGTGGTATAG